In Chelmon rostratus isolate fCheRos1 chromosome 4, fCheRos1.pri, whole genome shotgun sequence, a genomic segment contains:
- the podn gene encoding podocan, translated as MTFPKHSILQALSVLLLAWVLVQSQATLEPEEEEEEETNITTMGTKSEPIECPPECSCTAEGAVDCAGVDLIEFPAGLSDKTRQLSLQNNKIEEITVEHISHLHQLETLNLQNNWLTTDGLEDEGFEMLEQLAYLYLANNKLTSAPKVLPPSLVSADFAANHLTRIYPYTFGYKPKLKSVYLHNNKLTDAGLPDHIFNGSDSLEIITMSSNFLRVVPRNLPSTLYRLHLKSNKLEKIPAGAFDNLPNLRELYLQNNLLTNEGMDNETFSQLSSLECLDLSNNNLSVVPKGMPRSLVLLHLEKNSIRSIPGDALTSVRNLEYLLLHNNKLRSRSIHPAAFQGLKKLHTLHMYNNLLERVPRGLPRRAKTLMLLHNMISEIGRNDLALLYTLTELNLSYNKLTSSRMHREAFRKLRVLETLDLSGNSLHSLPMGLPRSLQVLEIKNNQLNTIPDGALTGMQKLRKLILSDNQMKLNSVYQGAWMELSALTTLDLSGNQLSHVPSDLPESLEYLYLQSNRISSVPASAFEGTPNIKGIFLRFNRLSVDSVDESSFAHLSNLQVLDISTGSTNLPFMEGDKTMEEEQET; from the exons ATGACCTTTCCCAAGCATTCCATCCTGCAGGCCCTGAGTGTGCTGCTCTTGGCCTGGGTGTTGGTGCAGAGCCAAGCAACTCTGGaaccagaggaagaggaggaggaagagacaaaCATCACAACGATGGGGACGAAATCTGAGCCGATCGAATGTCCACCGGAGTGCAGCTGTACAGCAGAGGGGGCAGTGGACTGCGCTGGAGTCGACCTCATCGAGTTCCCCGCCGGGCTGTCGGACAAAACCCGccagctctctctgcag AATAACAAAATCGAGGAGATAACAGTGGAGCACATTTCCCATCTGCATCAGCTTGAGACTCTCAACCTTCAGAACAACTGGCTTACCACAGATG GCCTTGAAGATGAAGGTTTTGAGATGCTTGAACAGCTGGCTTATTTATACTTGGCAAATAACAAG CTCACCTCAGCACCAAAAGTCTTACCACCCTCTTTGGTTAGTGCTGATTTTGCTGCTAATCACCTTACAAGGATCTACCCATATACATTTGGCTACAAACCAAAACTGAA GTCTGTGTATCTCCACAACAACAAGCTGACTGATGCAGGACTTCCTGATCATATTTTCAATGGTTCTGACAGCCTGGAGATCATCACCATGTCGAGCAACTTCCTGCGGGTTGTCCCCAGGAATCTGCCCTCCACCCTTTACCGTCTTCATCTTAAG AGCAACAAACTGGAGAAAATCCCAGCGGGGGCCTTTGATAACTTGCCAAACCTCAGAGAGCTGTATCTCCAGAACAACCTCCTCACGAATGAGGGCATGGACAACGAGACtttcag CCAACTGAGCAGCCTGGAGTGTCTGGACTTGTCAAATAACAACCTGAGCGTCGTCCCTAAGGGTATGCCTCGTAGTCTAGTGCTGCTCCATCTGGAGAAGAACTCCATCCGCAGCATCCCCGGAGACGCTCTTACGTCTGTCCGAAACCTGGAGTACCTGCTCCTCCACAATAACAAGCTCCGCTCACGTTCCATCCACCCGGCTGCCTTCCAG GGCTTGAAGAAGCTGCACACTCTCCACATGTACAACAACTTGCTGGAGCGGGTTCCCAGGGGTTTGCCTCGCAGAGCCAAGACCTTAATGTTACTCCACAACATGATTTCCGAAATTGGCCGCAACGACCTGGCCTTGCTGTACACCCTTACTGAGCTCAACCTCAGCTACAACAAGCTGACCAGCTCCAGGATGCACCGCGAGGCCTTCAGGAAGCTGCGTGTGCTGGAAACCCTGGATCTGTCGGGGAACAGCCTTCACTCGCTGCCCATGGGTCTCCCTCGCAGCCTGCAGGTGCTTGAAATCAAGAACAACCAGCTGAACACCATACCGGACGGTGCACTGACGGGCATGCAGAAGCTACGAAAGCTCATCCTGAGCGACAACCAGATGAAGCTGAATTCAGTCTACCAGGGAGCCTGGATGGAACTCAGTGCACTCACA ACACTCGACCTGTCTGGAAACCAGCTGTCACACGTCCCTTCTGACCTGCCCGAGTCTCTGGAATACCTTTACCTGCAAAGTAACCGCATCTCCAGTGTTCCCGCATCAGCATTCGAAGGCACTCCAAACATCAAAGGCATCTTCCTTCG GTTTAACCGCCTGTCTGTGGACTCTGTGGACGAGAGCTCCTTCGCACACCTGTCCAACTTGCAAGTGCTGGACATCAGCACAGGAAGCACCAACCTCCCCTTTATGGAGGGTGATAAAAcgatggaggaggagcaggaaacaTAA